TTTTTTTGTCGTTCTTTGAAACCCTTGACCTCCGCCTAAAACCCTAACCAATCCCCCTCTCGTCCCGTCGTTCCACGAGGATTTTGAATCCATCCGCCCTCCTTTCCCTCGCATCGGAATCCCCCCAACGCCTGTTCCCTCCCCTCGAGATCCCGTGCCCTAACTCGCTCGATTCCGGCGACCGTTCCGGCTCGAAAACCCTCGTCGAATTCTCCCCGCAATCCCCTCTCGCCGCCCCGTGGCCTGTTTCTCGGCTGGAGGAGTGGAGATTTTTCGAAAAGGTGGCGCCTTGGTGGCTGCTGTCTTGGTTCGTTCGAAACTAGGGCATCATTGGATAGGAGAAACGTCGTGTATTTCCGCCTTGTTCGCCCCTTTCTCCAATCGGGTTCGAAGTTTTTCTATAGGGTTTTCGTTGTTTCGAGCCTGTTATTTGAATTGCGTCGTGTTGCATTGAAGCCAGTGGGCTCTGTTCTATCGGAAGATGCTGTGAATGGCGAGCCCTCGTGCTCGCAGGGTAGTTGGATGCTTTTGAGTGGTTCGAAGTGGGCTTTGGAGTAGGTATTGCGTGGTGAATTGAGTCTTGGCGATTGGTTACGAGTCGAGTGCTGCAATGGAGGTGGTGGCAGTGGCGGTCTGAGCAGCGGAGCGAGGTTGGTATCTGAAGGGAGATGAAGTGGACATGAGTAGGCTGTCATTTAGGCCTCGTCCCCTCGACATCCACAAGAAGCTCCCCATCGTCAAATCCATCAAGGACTTTGAGGATGATGATGCACCTGCTACAGCTGCTTCCACCCGCAATTCCCAGCTGCTCCGGCTTGCTGCAGACGCTGACAATGAGGTAATGCCGCTCCCTATTTGATTGCTGTGTTGATGCTTGGTTTGCCTTTATGGCACTGCAACCATTGTAACAAGTGACTCAAACCCTTTGTTTGAATTGTGTTGGCCGGCTCTGGAGTCAACTGTGTCCCTGGTATTGGAGAGACATTGTTAATGGTATACTTAAATTATCTCTATATCAAATGGAGAATGAGGTTTAGCAAGAAAAAGCATTTACCTAGTGTGTGATAGTATATGTACGTGCATGAGGAAGTTTTCAAATACTTGTGATAATCGAGGATGGGTTGGTTCTTTAGAGATTGAACATGTAAAGGGCAGGAATGATGGGATCTGGAAGTGCATCAGTTGTTTTTCTGTGTTATGTAATTACATTTCATGATCTTCCAACGACATTGCAGATGGATTGGCAGTGTTATTGACATTTGCTTATCATAATAGGGCTTTcattttttttgtcatttttaTCATCTTCTGCCAACACCACTGGACATGTAAGAAGAagggtttctttctttctttcttttttgaggAGAGgctttattttcaataaatactttaaatttttttatctggtttgcatcttcttcttcttcttagaaAACTAAGTTATAGCCTTAACAACTCCaccctttttttaaaatttgttttAGCTTGAAATGCTTCCTAACTTTCCAACTAAATGTTATTTGTGGTGAATATGTGTTGCTTTTACCTTTACATTTGCCTTTCCATTTCGCTGTGCATCTTGTTTGATTGAGCAATTTTCAGTGTTCTTTGTCTTTATGTGTGACTATGATATGTATATAATGAACATCTAAAATTGCCTGAGGTCAACGTTTAtatatctttgatttgtagtggTGATCCATTCTGCTATTAAATGTCATCCTTTATATCATGCAGTCATGTCGTTGATACATGTGATGAAATCTCTACATAGTCAAAATGTGTAAATGCACATCTGATCTGATAGAGTGACTATTTGATATGATAATATTGCTTTTAGCAGGTGCATCAAACTCCTGGAAAGAAAAGTTCTCAAGAGATACCCACTCCACAATTTAGTGTTGTGGCGACATATGAAAGAGATTATGCTCGCACCTTTGCACAACCTACATCATATTTACGTGCAAGAGGAGGTATGATACTAATGCTGTTTGCAAAGTTATTTTCATTAAGACATCGGTGTTTGTTGCAACTAAGGTCCTTTTTCTGAGCATTGTTTACTGTTTGCAGCCAGGGCTGAGATTGGTGAGTTTGTTGAGTACGACTTGGACGATGAGGATGAGGACTGGCTTGAAGAGTTTAACAAAGAGAGAAAGACACTTACACCTGAAAAGTAACAGTGAAACTTTATATCTAAATTGACCAAAGATCTCGTTGCGGAGTTaacgatattttattttttgtatgcCTTATTGCATTGTGTTTACAAGTGTATTTCTAGTAGCAAATTGTCAAAATGTTCAAATCATGATATAGATATTTGTATTTTAGTTAAATCTAGAGAATCAATAACATTTTTCTTAGTGAAAATTTTCTTTCTATTGTTTAAAAGTCACCAATTTCTTCATATGAGCTCCTTTAAAGTTCATTCTTGGATTAACTATAGCATGAAACAACTCTGTTTACTTCTctctgaactttttttttttttgaactagcATTTGAGGCTTATAGTTAGTGGATAAGGTAAAAAATAGTAGAGGTGTAAAAGACCATCATGGATGGAAGAAGCTATGTGAAAAATTGTTCTAGAATTAGACTCTTCATAGGGTTGTTTTTCACTTTTTTGATAATATGTGAGTTGTTGGATGACATCGAGTGTTTGAAAACTACTTAGTTGGCTAACAATTATTGGCACATAACTAAGGCTGCTGTCTCACCTAGATATAGCTTGAGATATTATAGTAATGATCCTAAATGATCGTGACTCTTACCCAACATAACCCATTTCTAACTAAAGTCCAGCCTGAAATAGATACCATGATCCATAAGTACCGCAAACTGAAGTTTGGTTGATTTGGATTATATTTGTCCTACCCTTTTCCTCTAGTTAACCTTTATTTGTTGTCAAATAAATTAAATGATCAAGGTCCCAAGATTTTGCGAAAGAATTTAGTTAAATAGTTATGCAATAGATGggaggaagaggagtttgcaTGCTCAAGTTATACTACTCACCTTCCCACTATTGGAAGAAAGGAACAACCACCTTTTatgtataaaattaataatttctataaataaagagggatTGAAATGAGGTCCGTAATCTTGCTATCGGATACTATATCGGTACCTTACTGGCACAGTATGGTATGGTACACACCCTGTATCGTAGTAGCTCTCTAACCATGTTTCTCAGTTTTTGTCTTGGTATGCTGCCTTGATACAGGTTGTCACACTACGATATGGTAAGTACGCCACTTGGTACACCTCAATATGCCTCGATATAGGGCTTGTACTAACTCGTAGTTGAGTTTCGTTTCAGTTTCCTCCCGGTATGATATGGTACACCTCATACTGGGCAGTATGGCAGACCATTGAAACCTTACATATTAATCATTGTTAGATTTATGCTTCTAAAATAATGAGTTTGTCAATGAGATATCCACATTTTATGACAATATTGGCATATGCTCTTTAAATCCTTCTAAATAACTTTCTTTTTTGTGCTTTAACACTTAGCTGACATCAATGAATGTTTTTTTTCCTTTGTCAATTGATGGGTGTATTACAGTTCATAGGTAATAGTACAATATGGTTCACACTGCAATCTGACCATTTCCATATTTTTCTAAAGCATTGAGAATCACCTGTTTTCATCATGTGTACACTTTTGGCAATAAGTCTTCAGGATGGAATTTGTTGATAGATCAATTGAAGCACTTTTTCAGAATTATAGCTGCATGGAAGCATGCTGGCTTTATGAATTCAACAATGTCACTTGTTCATAGATGGTATCTATGAATTTTGACAATTTTTTACATCATCTTCTCTAGAATAGCATTCATTTTGTTTGTAGAATGAGTGTACTTAAGATTGCTGGAAATGCAATATTTGTTACACAAACAACATATTTGGTGTGAGAAGTGTGCTTTTTCTTTGTAGATTATTCATTACATATTCCCATTCCTTGTTCTaatgaacatacattttgatccaGGTTTGAGACCCTTCTGTTTAAGTTGGAGGTGTTGGATCACAAAATTCGAGAAAAAGCAGGAGTGATAACACCCACTTTTGTATCACCTATTCCTGTTCTTTTGAAGCTAGATGCTGCAGCTGAGGTGATGCACTTTTGAATTTTATGGAGCAGCATTTATGTCATTCCAGTACTAGCTGTAAAATGAATTTgcaatctatatatttttatttctctcttctttaaGAAGCTCTAGATGTAAGACAGTGTTTCATTGTTCTTCATGATATGGACCACATTTCTGATCCCTATTTGCATTTCAGTAGGTTGATCTAGTATGAGAAGTACCATGATTTTGTCAACCCCAAAAAGCTTCTTGTGTTAAAGTGGCCATATCTCATGCATACTTGATTATCTTTTCCGCTTATGCAATGTAGCAATCCGCTGTGCCTGACACGTATGTATAAGAAGTCTTTAAAACTGCTATCTTCTACTAAAGTCTGGCTCTTATGATAACTTATCAAAAGCAGTGGTTGCTTTTAGATTTATGGCATTGGGGTAGTTAACCATAATCAATCATCTTTATTTCAACtatttggcaaaaaaaaaaaaaaactattgttCTATATTTTGTAAAGCTGCTATGACCTGTTTGGAGGGTACATGTCTGAGCTAAATCTTCCATGAAATACCTTCATAATGTGCATCATAAAGTGACATATCCATATGTCTGATCATTTCTTGTTTGTGGAAAAGTTACTTGTTGAAATCCTGAGAATGGAATAATTCATTTTTATAAGCAAAGAGAATGCAATTTTACCATTTGCAGATGCTGCAAGGGCCTAGTTTTCTTTGTTGTTATTTTTAACTGACTGATCTCAAAAGTAGTTTGATGATTCTCCTTTTACATTTTTATCTCAGCatgcattttttttcttaaaaacagTTCAAGGATGCATATGAATGAGAAACTTAGTTGGTAGTTAATGTCTAGGTGTTTTATTCACTTGCTTGTGTGGCATGATAATAATACCTCTAAGGATTCAGGTCCTAATAAGACGTCCCATAAAACATCGGGACAGGTACCATCCCATGTTTTGGGATAGGACCATCTCGCCATCGTCCTAGTGTCTCATTTGGGACGTCTCGGGACATCCATTGTCCCAACTGTTGGGATAGGGCGGGACGATGGCGCGCCCCATTCTATGAGAAAATTGTGATAGTCCCGTCCGACGGGATTGAAAACCTTGAATACCTCAATTTTTGTGTTGGTTTTGAAACTTTTATATATGTTGATTTTGTCTTATAATCTTTTAGCTGTTGCTTATAGCTTCCTCATTTCGCAGGCTTTGCAATCTCTATTTGTAAGATTTGCAGTTTTCCAGTCTGTATATAACTATTGGAAAGGCAAggtatatttcatattttaaaaccatGAGGAGCATCATTGAACATATTTCTTTAACTAAAATTATCTCATTGTcaacttcatatatatatatatatatatatatatatatatattttttttttttttttttttttttttttctattgagatTTTGGATATCTTTTTTAAGCATACCCTAGAATGCTTGATTGCAAATGCATTACTTTCATTTAGTCTCTTTCCAAGGAAGATATTGATTTTGCTAAATTTTTAGTGCCTGTCTTTCTTTCCATTCTCATGCATGGCTTATTTATGTCTTGTCAGCGAGAGCGATGGCAAAAACCTATTCTGCGGTGTTTGCAGGTGAGCTCCATCACCTTCTTGGATGTAGGATGTACCAAAGTGGTTCATTTTTGTTAGGTGGACTATGCATGTATGATTGATAAACCTAGCACATGAAGTTATATTATTTTGCTATTCTTTAGTTTATGAAATAACTCTTGCTGGTCCATTATCGTTCCTTTTCTAAAATTACCTTTTGGATGGGTATAGCATTAGATGGAGTACATTCTTGTCGATTAAATTTATTACGCCTCTAGTTTCGTTCTCTAACTTTTTGTGGTCACTGTTTTCATATAACTTATCTGAATGATGGAATATTAAAAACCTTTTTTTATTTGAATGTGATCTAATACAGATTTACTTTGTTTAAAAGGATAAGTGCTATTAAGACTCTTAAAATTCTGAAACTGTTGCTTGGACACTGATTACATAAAGAATGGAATTAAATATTCCTGCAAGTATACCTTTTTCTTGAAGCCTGCATAGGTTAATGCAGAGCTGTATATTAATTCTACCCTTTCtccctcatcaatatcatcaAGTCTGTTAGTCGAATCGCATTGCTTTTTAATTGTCTTAAGGTACATATTTAAGTAGTTCTCATCATGCTTTTTCTGGTTTGCTGTATCTGCTGGCGCTGCTGCTCTAGTCTCTTTTTCCTTTCTATGTAGCTTTCTTGCatttaaatctcttataaaaaTATAACATTTGTATTTTTGAGATGACCAAGCTGCATAAAACATGAGATTAAACAAAAATGAATGAAATTACTATATTCTCCAATCTATTCCCCGGTGTTCTGTTCAGCTGACCAAATTGTTTAAAATTTAAGTTGTTATTTTGCCCTATGGTGATCTTTAAGCATAACACCTTCTGAAAAAGATTCAGCTAGCCTAATGATGCTTGTATTTTTTGTGCTTGTGCAGCCTCCTCCACCAGTTAATGATACAAATCCTTACAATGTATTCAGACCTAGGGAAAAGGCGCACCGTCTTCACACGAGAAGGGTAGGTGCTATAGTTTGAATTTGACTATTATTGTAAATGCTTATTGACTTTATAGGAAGTGTTAAAAGCATCTTTTTATTTCAACCATATCTTTGCACATTAATCAAGGGCCAGAATTTATTTTTTGGGGCCAttctgattttttctcttttttgtttttcaGATACAAAGGAGAGAGAATAATGTTCAGTCATTTGAAAAACTTCGTCAGGTGAGGTCCTTTGTCCTTTTCACTTATGTATCAATTGACTTGGGGTAACATACTTTTCGACCTAGATGAAGTCTAGATGATTCTTCCTTGCAAATGCAGGTTTTTCCCCCTCTTGAGGGTTTCTTCTTTTGGGGTGGGTTTCTAAGATGAAATGAATTTAACTAATAAAAATGTCTGTTAGAGGAAGAAGGAACCTACTTTCTGTCCATTGATCTGGCCctatatttatttattcttttgtTGAAGATCACATGCCTATGATATCCATTGCTTTCTACACCTCTTTTTTGTATCCTTCTCCACTGGGTAAAGAAGCTTCCTTTTAGTCGATTTATGTTCAAAGTTTAGCTTTAAAGGGTTACATAAAGTATTACTGTTTGTCTCTAGAGTAATCTATCAAAATTTCGTATGGACTTGGATCATATTGTTATAACATCTATATCTTTTGTCAACAATTGGTGGCTGAAATCTGGTTGTAGACTTTGGTCTTTTAGCCAACATCAGGTATGCCCTTTTATGGGAGGATAATCAGCAGTTTTGTTTATAATATGAATGTGACTTTCTATCAGTCCCTTTCTGTGAAGGAAAGGGTTGCTTAAAAAGTTTGATTGCAGCCTGTTAGTATACTAATGCAATTAATTTGGGTGTAGTAGATTTTTGATGAAGTATTTTTTTTCATACTTTCTGACACTATGTACGTGTTTGATGTGtcgaaagtataaaaaaaatgttaaccccttttaaagaaaaaattggatacATATCTACCTTGACATTGCAAAAGTTCATTGAAAGAAAAACTTCTGAGGTAGTTCTATGCTAAAGCTGGTACGTATGCTCGCATCGTACCAAATCGGTATGCATTCTCAATTTCTCATATCGTACCAACACTCAATATTGTTTTGTACTGTACCACATACCGACACCGTAATAGGATGTTACCAATATGGGGTCCGGTACTGAGATGGCGAACCTTGAAGAGGACCTTCTTCTTTGATGCATAATCTTAAATAACATGATTGGCAATGCGAGATTCCTATACATCAACTTGCCTTCTGTGTTTTGTGGCAGGTCCCTCTCTTTTCTAAAAGTTTCTTTCAAGGAATGATTCAATGTCAAGTTGAGAGATTAAGCATTCCTCAATGTTTGATGGATAATGCCTTTGTTGGTCCTCCATGTTGGTTAGTGTAACAAAGATCATTAAGGATCTTGTTATCTCTAGGATGGTGGCAACATTCCTATTTCATGTGATCCAAATGTTGACTCGGAAGAATGAAATAGATTTTCCAGATGCATGTGGATTTTGAGGTTTTACATCTTTTTTAAAGTGATCTTCACAGGTCCTGTGGATTTCAATGTGTGAAGGAAATTAAACCTGAAAAATCGCCTAGTCAAGAGAAGAATGGTTTCATATGTTGCTTTCCCTATCTTTCATGGCAAATAAAAATATCTACTAGATTAGAAGATTACAGGTGCCTATACTGTCCTCTTATGAGCATCGCATTTGAAGGGTGTTGTACTTGTATCATGTATTTAGCTTGCAGATGGTGCAATCACTGGTGCAATTTCAATGTTTAGAAAAATTGAATTAAACTTTGGATATAACTTGGATAACTATTATAAGAAGACTGAAGATTAAAATGAAGTAAAATAATATAACTTGGATAATTACTATAAGTAAACTGGAAAGACAATAATAACAAACAATAGCTGATCCACCACTTTTAGCAACAACAATAACATCATTAATTTATAATGCttgattatgtcataaataaaaaCAATTATTCTTAAAATTAGGAATTATCAAACAATCTGGAATTATTGAACAATATATGGATAATTCAAATGTACAGGAGTGGTTGGATAATCATTCAGTCAGCTAAAGACTCATCTatgtatagaaaattaaataaatgGATAATATTGTCATTGTGACATGTGAAAGGGAAATGGAAGGGAATAAGAAGTTGCTTGCAGAGCATCAAGCAGAATACAGGAGTTCGCATTATAAAGTTGTATGAATTGAGGAAAAGAAATTCAATTCTGTCCGACCTATTTgtatataattttaattcaagAAAAGAACACCAAACTAGGTGTTTAACTCTAAAAATTGCATCCAATTTCTAATAGATTACCATGCAAATTACTCATAGGCACaacataaatttgaaatataaactaggaatttttttttttaattttatcaagactGTAAGAACCTCTCGGTGCTGACATGTGCTCTTGGTTACAGCATAGGTTAGTTCTGTAAATTGATTCTCATATGCATTTTTCTTGTGGAAATCAATGACGAACAGATTTGCATCACCGTCCCCAGTTTGGTGACTTGTCTTTGAGCTTAAATCCTTATCTGCAGACATATTTCATGCACAAGAAACTCAATGCTTGATGATAAGAAGTCTGTCTTCACATGGGGTGGTCTTGATTGTAATTGTTGTTATTTTCCTTATGCGATACCTGTCAGTGGTTAAGAATGTCTGATTACTATCTCCAAATTTAAGCACCGATTGCGGTGGGTTTTTTTTTTATCTGTCACAACTCCATGCTCAGCAAAGTTAACCTCATGTTGCTTTCTTATCTGCTCATGAATGGATTGATAGATTCATCTATGACCTCTGCTTTGCCACTGTCCCAAGATGAGGAATGGGCCTTGAGTACAATACACTGCTTAGAGTTAAGTCATATACCTTCTTAGGACCATGGCATGTGGAACTAGAATGTGTTGAATGTATACCTTTTCGTCCTGTGCTAGAAAACTACCACATAGCATGAATTTATTTTATGCCATGCGATAGATCTCTTAAAGTTTTATCTACTTCCTTATCTACGTATAAAGCGACGATATGAAGCCCGACCAGTTAATTTTCTAGGCATCATGACATCTTCCAATAGGTGTCCCAAGATGCAACAAATTTAACAGAGACAAACTATGCTCTTAAAGCATGGAATAGCAATGTGTGACTCACCCTTTGCCTTTCCACAATCAACAAAGTGCAACTTTTTGTTAGAGTTCAACCACAGCCTTGGTCCCATCCATGTATATTACTTGTGATACTTATAAATGGATTTTCGGCTTCATTGGATGCTAGACATTAAATATAGATGACTAAGAGATGAGCCTTCTAGGATCTTCTGCTTTACCTTAAAATCAGTAAATACATTCTGCTGATtaattatttcattttttttacagAAATAAGTTGTGTTCTGGTGcagtttcttaaaaattttaaatgatgtttGTTGTGATGCTCACCATCCTTGAATTGAAATTTAATCTGTTTCAGGTTAGACGTAACTTGGACCAGGTGAAAACAGTATTGGAGGCTTTGATTAAGGTTTCTTACTGCAAAACTTATTTACACCtcagaaattagatttttatccaATGGCTATTGAAGATTGAGAGGATTCATATTCTGACAAATTTATTTTCAGAGGGAAGAGAAGAAGCGAGAGGTGATGGAGTGTGAGATCAACCTTCAACGCATTCAGTTGAAGTACAAGGTAGGTCCCTAATGTTATACTCCTGTCTTTCTTGTTTGTTTGCTATTTCTAGTATAAGATTTTCACTCagaaaattctattataatttGTTTGCATCGTTATCTCTTGTTAGTTCTTGTTGGTTACATCACTTAAAGCACTTTTTATAACCAACTGTTTTGGGGTCCTGCATCAAGAAGTCTGGTGAGTATAAGAAAATTCACAATTGACTAACAGGATAGCATAAACTCAAGGCCTGAGAATTTGGATCGACCAGGCAGATAGATGTATCATAAGTATGGTGCCACTAGTGGaccatttttttttatgtatttgcCTTAACCGATAGGGCACATTATTTCAGAAACAAATCATGCCATATTTCTATTAGAATCATGGTTGGCCACAATGAGAGTGTCATGTGGTGATATTTATGTGTTAAGTAATCCTTTTAGTGGTGGAAT
Above is a genomic segment from Elaeis guineensis isolate ETL-2024a chromosome 1, EG11, whole genome shotgun sequence containing:
- the LOC105039509 gene encoding uncharacterized protein isoform X1; this translates as MSRLSFRPRPLDIHKKLPIVKSIKDFEDDDAPATAASTRNSQLLRLAADADNEQVHQTPGKKSSQEIPTPQFSVVATYERDYARTFAQPTSYLRARGARAEIGEFVEYDLDDEDEDWLEEFNKERKTLTPEKFETLLFKLEVLDHKIREKAGVITPTFVSPIPVLLKLDAAAEALQSLFVRFAVFQSVYNYWKGKRERWQKPILRCLQPPPPVNDTNPYNVFRPREKAHRLHTRRIQRRENNVQSFEKLRQVRRNLDQVKTVLEALIKREEKKREVMECEINLQRIQLKYKHEAQLVEDRSALPGFIPAPCKFGSREDDLMDSDDATNGRPHAWPTAVHLQSIDYKMAMVPAGRMRQDLKRAPLRNGWLRKMDPNEPVLLFARGVDPDKLAAAGIVRPPDPSIENGSVAPPYRFHGRIGRGGRIIFDRWNPLLRAPLGHESSAYVLPSPLPPPNG
- the LOC105039509 gene encoding uncharacterized protein isoform X2, translating into MSRLSFRPRPLDIHKKLPIVKSIKDFEDDDAPATAASTRNSQLLRLAADADNEVHQTPGKKSSQEIPTPQFSVVATYERDYARTFAQPTSYLRARGARAEIGEFVEYDLDDEDEDWLEEFNKERKTLTPEKFETLLFKLEVLDHKIREKAGVITPTFVSPIPVLLKLDAAAEALQSLFVRFAVFQSVYNYWKGKRERWQKPILRCLQPPPPVNDTNPYNVFRPREKAHRLHTRRIQRRENNVQSFEKLRQVRRNLDQVKTVLEALIKREEKKREVMECEINLQRIQLKYKHEAQLVEDRSALPGFIPAPCKFGSREDDLMDSDDATNGRPHAWPTAVHLQSIDYKMAMVPAGRMRQDLKRAPLRNGWLRKMDPNEPVLLFARGVDPDKLAAAGIVRPPDPSIENGSVAPPYRFHGRIGRGGRIIFDRWNPLLRAPLGHESSAYVLPSPLPPPNG